The Drosophila mauritiana strain mau12 chromosome 2R, ASM438214v1, whole genome shotgun sequence genome has a segment encoding these proteins:
- the LOC117136817 gene encoding uncharacterized protein LOC117136817, translating into MDFQSAMETFAEAWVAANAGQQSQALALTRAANAAAVVAAANAKSPNASSSASASLADLAVKKEHSLSPPHSVVGVGVGVAGEDQHRRSSLQGVQEKLTQLQMQQQHHQQQQQQHQQQQQQQHHHHQQQAQQAGAGVGGGDLAGRRSSEGTPPTAHPPTNCEGQALSSSTASSSQNATPKSDRERERERERDREERVERGSISCLPPAALGMAVGVQQAQQQEKLLSHPALDSRREFDVSKVNPKSLPLHCVVESVHSLHASLTIDTRQPWKRRPNIETDSYVIIAAATPWSEIVQTALQRLGYSQEVANTARGSLIIKHWKPIPLEQISDNPAVPVSDIVGELTSVITLRIVILRPKTSPFGEIKDKLLKLLVLQSHAVLRSTGCPLDEVTLSQICRSSHQNTYALPGGEISDELRRKFDQWWSNQLSPQAAAMTPKMLPFMTGPSAVPVPVAVPGEMDFPVGTAMAAAAAAAAHAAAAGGAAGGNPLGSMGSRESLLLANEAAHHAGAGQAPGPGHHGSMLVHPMHASMHHHHHHGGGGGHGPPYPNQKTRMRTSFDPEMELPKLQKWFADNPHPSRQQIQTYVVQLNALESRRGRKPLDVNNVVYWFKNARAAQKRAEMRGGSLGSAISALGHAAMNGYLSQHAPLGQNSSSSAGSQPMSMGNLSMSHDYLKSPLSLKSEDIDTMSQHSDDMDEEQSRPNTPQLPLSLTTHERHRSSPLMDDDEEEAGEQQQAQEAKSDGMNGSVKDEDRQEKSRDELQDNDKENSNGEDRHQDADAQMEASSNLNNNHNNSSLHNEQEVDSTPKRSTPKEEDDDLDMDEDEEDNENDASHLDEFRSPSPDLAGGVVPHKDQLPFPMVPNSMFSQSFMYMSHYIPAFGQAAAGHPHHHAAAAAAAAGIQPNALMGGGGLNLSSISNEERRKRNRTFIDPVTEVPKLEQWFAMNTHPSHNLILKYTEDLNTMPYRQKFPRLESKNVQFWFKNRRAKCKRLKMSLYDSNQCAQLGGLGSFVPKYEERD; encoded by the exons AGTCAAGCCTTGGCCTTAACCAGAGCTGCCAACGCGGCCGCCGTTGTGGCCGCGGCCAATGCCAAATCCCCCAatgcctcctcctccgcctcggCCAGCCTGGCGGATCTGGCCGTCAAGAAAGAGCACTCCCTCTCGCCGCCCCACAGTGTGGTGGGCGtgggtgtgggcgtggctggcgAGGATCAGCACCGCAGATCCTCGTTGCAGGGTGTGCAGGAGAAGCTCACCCAGctgcagatgcagcagcagcaccaccagcaacaacagcagcagcaccagcagcagcagcaacagcaacatcatcatcatcaacagcAAGCACAGCAGGCAGGCGCTGGAGTGGGCGGTGGTGACCTGGCTGGACGCAGATCCTCCGAGGgcacaccacccaccgcccatcCCCCAACGAACTGCGAGGGACAGGCGCTCTCCTCCTCCACAGCCTCATCTAGTCAGAATGCCACCCCCAAGAGCGATCGGGAAAGGGAGCGTGAGCGGGAGAGGGATCGGGAGGAGCGCGTGGAGCGGGGCAGCATATCCTGCCTCCCACCAGCCGCCCTTGGAATGGCCGTTGGCGTCCAGCAGGCCCAGCAGCAGGAGAAGCTGCTCAGCCATCCGGCCTTGGATTCGCGACGGGAGTTCGACGTCAGCAAAGTGAATC CCAAATCACTTCCACTTCACTGTGTGGTGGAGTCGGTGCACTCCCTGCACGCCTCCCTGACCATCGACACACGCCAGCCCTGGAAGAGGCGGCCCAACATCGAGACCGACAGCTACGTGATCATCGCCGCGGCCACGCCCTGGAGCGAGATTGTCCAGACGGCGCTCCAGAGGCTCGGCTACTCCCAGGAGGTGGCCAACACAGCCAGAG GCTCATTAATAATCAAACATTGGAAACCCATACCCCTGGAGCAGATATCGGACAACCCAGCGGTGCCCGTGAGCGATATTGTGGGTGAATTGACTTCCGTGATCACGCTGAGGATCGTGATCCTGCGGCCCAAGACATCGCCGTTCGGGGAGATCAAGGACAAGCTGCTCAagctgctggtgctgcagTCGCATGCGGTGCTCCGTTCCACAGGATGTCCGCTGGATGAG GTGACGCTATCCCAGATCTGCCGGAGTTCCCACCAGAACACCTACGCCCTGCCAGGAGGTGAGATCTCCGACGAACTGCGCCGCAAGTTCGACCAGTGGTGGTCCAATCAGCTCTCTCCCCAAGCGGCCGCCATGACGCCCAAGATGCTGCCGTTCATGACGGGTCCTTCGGCGGTTCCGGTTCCAGTGGCAGTGCCCGGCGAGATGGACTTTCCGGTAGGCACGGCCATGGCGGCGGCGGCCGCTGCGGCGGCCCATGCCGCTGCTGCCGGCGGAGCAGCGGGTGGCAATCCCTTGGGCTCCATGGGCAGTCGCGAGAGTCTGTTGCTGGCCAACGAGGCTGCTCACCATGCGGGCGCTGGACAGGCTCCGGGGCCAGGACATCACGGCAGCATGCTGGTGCATCCGATGCACGCGTCCAtgcaccaccatcaccatcatggcggcggcggtggacACGGTCCTCCGTATCCCAATCAGAAGACTCGCATGCGCACCAGCTTCGATCCGGAGATGGAGCTGCCCAAGCTGCAGAAGTGGTTTGCCGATAATCCGCATCCTTCGCGCCAACAGATCCAGACGTATGTGGTGCAGCTGAATGCCCTGGAGTCTCGCCGGGGAAGGAAGCCCCTGGATGTGAACAACGTGGTCTACTGGTTCAAGAACGCTCGGGCGGCACAAAAAAGGGCAGAGATGCGGGGTGGTAGCCTGGGCAGTGCGATCAGTGCCCTGGGTCATGCCGCCATGAACGGCTATCTGAGTCAGCACGCCCCTTTGGGCCAGAATTCCAGCAGCAGTGCTGGTAGCCAGCCCATGAGCATGGGCAACCTGTCCATGTCGCACGACTACCTAAAGAGTCCGCTCAGCCTGAAGTCGGAGGACATTGACACCATGTCGCAGCACTCGGACGACATGGACGAGGAGCAGAGCAGACCGAACACGCCACAACTGCCCCTTTCGCTGACCACCCACGAGCGGCATCGCAGCTCGCCGCTGATGGACGATGACGAGGAGGAGGCGggggagcagcagcaggcacaGGAGGCCAAAAGCGACGGAATGAATGGCAGTGTTAAGGATGAGGACCGGCAGGAAAAGTCGCGCGATGAACTGCAGGACAACGATAAGGAGAACTCCAACGGGGAGGACCGTCATCAGGATGCAGACGCCCAGATGGAGGCCAGTTCCAACCTCAACAAtaaccacaacaacagcagcttgCACAATGAGCAGGAGGTGGACTCCACACCCAAGCGCTCCACGCCCaaggaggaggacgacgacTTGGACAtggacgaggatgaggaggacaACGAGAACGATGCTAGCCATTTGGATGAGTTTCGCTCGCCCTCGCCGGATCTAGCAGGTGGAGTTGTGCCCCACAAGGACCAGCTGCCCTTTCCCATGGTCCCCAACTCCATGTTTTCGCAGTCCTTCATGTACATGAGCCACTACATCCCGGCATTCGGTCAAGCGGCCGCCGGACATCCGCATCACCATGCTGCCgctgcagcggcagctgcCGGAATCCAGCCCAACGCCCTCATGGGCGGCGGCGGCCTCAACCTGTCGAGCATCTCGAACGAGGAGCGACGGAAGCGGAACCGCACCTTCATAGACCCGGTGACGGAGGTGCCCAAGCTGGAGCAGTGGTTCGCCATGAACACGCATCCCTCGCACAACCTCATCCTCAAGTACACCGAGGACTTGAACACCATGCCATATAG GCAAAAGTTCCCGCGCTTGGAGAGCAAAAACGTGCAGTTCTGGTTCAAGAATCGACGGGCCAAGTGCAAGCGCCTCAAGATGTCGCTGTACGACAGCAATCAGTGCGCCCAGCTGGGTGGACTCGGCTCCTTTGTGCCCAAGTACGAGGAGCGGGACTAG